In Rutidosis leptorrhynchoides isolate AG116_Rl617_1_P2 chromosome 2, CSIRO_AGI_Rlap_v1, whole genome shotgun sequence, one genomic interval encodes:
- the LOC139891480 gene encoding probable GABA transporter 2 — protein sequence MEASNTPENKHTQPPDAGAAFVLESKGEWWHAGFHLTTAIVGPTILTLPYALRGLGWGVGLFCLTVMAVVTFYSYYLMSLVLEYCENAGRRHIRFRELAADVLGSGWMYYFVIFIQTTINTGISIGAILLAGECLQIMYSSLSPSGPMKLWEFIAIVTGIMIFLSQLPTFHSLRHVNLGSLILSLGYTSVVVAACIYAVVSKNAPRKDYSLEGSQFSKVMSAFNSISILAAIFGNGIVPEIQATLAPPVRGKMFKGLVMCYSVIFVTFYSAAVSGYLVFGNEANSNILKSLMPDEGPSLAPTWLLGLGVIFVLLQLFAIGLVYSQVAYEIMETKSADINQGIFSRRNLIPRIILRSLYMIFCGFFAAMLPFFGDINGVVGALGFIPLDFILPMLLYNLTYKPSRSSITYRINNTIMVVFTGVGLLGSFSSVRKLALDASKFKLFSNDVVD from the exons ATGGAAGCTTCCAATACACCGGAAAATAAACACACCCAACCGCCAGATGCCGGTGCAGCTTTCGTCCTCGAATCCAaag GTGAATGGTGGCACGCCGGTTTTCACTTGACGACGGCAATAGTGGGCCCCACGATACTAACGTTGCCTTATGCGTTAAGGGGTTTAGGATGGGGTGTTGGATTGTTTTGTTTGACGGTTATGGCGGTTGTTActttttattcttattatttaaTGTCACTTGTTCTTGAGTATTGTGAAAACGCTGGCCGACGTCATATACGGTTCCGGGAACTTGCCGCCGATGTGTTGG GGTCAGGTTGGATGTACTATTTTGTGATTTTCATTCAAACGACTATAAACACCGGCATAAGCATTGGAGCTATCTTGCTTGCAGGAGAATGCCTTCAG ATCATGTATTCGAGTCTTTCGCCGAGTGGACCAATGAAACTATGGGAGTTCATAGCAATAGTAACCGGGATCATGATCTTCTTGTCTCAGTTACCTACGTTTCATTCGCTTAGACATGTGAACCTGGGCTCACTTATTTTAAGTCTGGGCTACACGTCAGTTGTTGTCGCTGCTTGTATATATGCAGTCGTCTCAAAAAACGCACCCCGAAAAGATTACTCCTTAGAAGGTTCACAATTCTCAAAGGTTATGAGTGCCTTCAACTCAATTTCCATACTAGCTGCAATTTTTGGTAATGGAATAGTCCCAGAGATACAA GCTACTTTGGCCCCACCAGTTAGAGGGAAGATGTTCAAGGGGCTTGTGATGTGTTACTCGGTAATCTTCGTGACGTTTTATTCAGCTGCGGTTTCGGGTTACTTGGTGTTTGGTAACGAAGCTAATTCTAACATTCTTAAGAGCCTAATGCCTGATGAAGGACCTTCGTTGGCGCCAACTTGGCTTTTGGGACTCGGAGTTATTTTCGTTCTTCTTCAACTCTTCGCCATTGGCTTG GTCTACTCTCAAGTGGCGTATGAGATTATGGAAACGAAATCAGCTGATATTAATCAAGGAATTTTCTCAAGACGAAACCTGATCCCAAGGATTATTTTGCGGTCACTTTACATGATCTTTTGTGGTTTCTTTGCAGCAATGTTGCCTTTTTTTGGTGACATTAATGGTGTGGTTGGAGCTCTTGGTTTTATTCCACTCGATTTTATCCTTCCGATGCTTCTCTACAACTTGACTTACAAGCCGTCGAGATCTTCCATCACGTATCGGATCAACAACACGATTATGGTTGTTTTTACAGGTGTAGGGCTTTTGGGTTCGTTTTCTTCAGTTAGAAAACTGGCCCTTGATGCTAGTAAATTTAAACTCTTTAGTAATGATGTAGTTGATTGA